The segment GACCCGCACGACGAACAGGACTGGGTCGAACCGCTTTCGTCCACTTCCTCGAACGTGGCTCCGTGCGCCATCGCCTTGTAACGGAGCTTGTCCCGGAAGGACGACCAGGCTGCGTCGTAGACGCTCTTCGCCATCCTGGTTCTGGCGAGTTTCACGGCCGACACGTTGCCGACCGCGATGTAATCGAAGCGTCGCACCAGATCGAGTGCGAGCTTGTGCTGGAAATCGGCGCGGGCGTTGGCCACCTTGGCGTGCAGCTTCGCGATATGCCGCTTGTGCTTGCGCGCCCGCTGCGCCTTCGCCAGCGTGTCGGCCGCACGCCGGCCGAACCGGTCATTGGGCAGCTTCTCGCCGGTCGACAGTGTGGCGAAGTCTTTCAGGCCGAGATCGATGCCGACGCCGGAACGGATCGGACGCGCCGCAACCTCGGGCATTTCGACCACGATATTCAGGAACCAGTTGCCGCGCGCATCCTGCGCGAAGTTGGTGCCGTCCTTGATCTTGCCTTCAGGAAGCGGGCGACTGTTGAAGACACGGAAGGTATTGCCAGCAAAGCGAAACGCGTCGCCCTCGCGCTTCAGGTCGCGGCCCTTCAGGGGTACCCAGCCCAGCGATTTCCGGCCGCGATAGCGCAGATAAGGGCGACGGTGCTGGCTGCGCGACTTCGCGTATTGCTCGCACGCGGCGTTGACCGTGCCGGAGTGGATGCTGAGTGCCTTGCTGCTGCCGGTTGTCAGCACGTTCAGGTCGAACCCCGTCGGCCACTTCTTGCCCCACTTGAGCGCGTGCTTCTGCGTGTCATTGCAGAAGTTCCAGACGTAGTTCACTGCACGGCTCTGTTTGTTCAGGAGTCCGTTGAGCGATTTCACCCGGTAGCGATAGACAAGGATCATGCCGGCCATCCTAACCCGCGGAAGAAGCGGCCTGTCAAGAGCACTCCTTTCCTCCCCGCCATGCGCCCCGAAGGAAGTCCCCTTGGGGGAAATGGCGGGGCTTCTCGGAGCAACTGATGAATATGCTGATTGTCTACGCCCATCCCGAGCCGCGGTCGCTGAACGGCGCGCTGCGGGATTTCGCCGTGCAGCGTCTTGAGGCTGCCGGCCATGCGGTGCAGGTGTCCGACCTGTATGCGATGAACTGGAAGGCGACGCTCGATGCGGACGACGTCACCGACCGGCCGTCCGGCGCGCGATTCGACCCGTCGCTCGACTCGAAGCGCGCATTCGCGCAAGGGACGCAACGCGACGACATCGCGCGCGAGCAGGCGAAGCTGAAGTGGGCCGATGCGGTGATCCTGCAGTTTCCGATGTGGTGGTTCTCGATGCCGGCGATCCTGAAGGGCTGGGTGGAGCGCGTGTATGCGTACGGGTTCGCGTATGGCGTCGGCGAGCACTCGGACACGCGTTGGGGCGTCCGGTACGGCGAAGGGTCGCTCGCGGGCAAGCGCGCGATGCTGGTCGTCACGACGGGCGGCTGGGAATCGCACTACAGCCCGCGCGGCATCAACGGGCCGATCGACGACGTGCTGTTTCCGATCCAGCACGGGATCCTGTATTACCCCGGGTTCGACGTGCTGCCGCCGTTCCTGATCCACCGGTCGGGGAAGATGGACGATGCGCGCTTTGCGCAGGCGCGCGACGCGCTCGGCGAACGTCTCGACAGTCTGTGGGCGACGCCGCCGATTCCGTTCCGCCGTCAGAACGCGGGCGACTACGAGATTCCGGCATTGACGCTGAAGGACGATATCGCGCCGGAAAGGGTGGGATTCGCGGCGCATGTGGATGGGGCGGGGCGCTGAGGCCCGATCAATGCCGGTCGCGGAGGCGCCGCTCGACACGCAGGCGCCCTGGCGGCTCGAAGTACGTGCCGAACCGGACGAGGCCCGCGTTCTTCAGATGGCACGTCATCTCGAAGCTGACCAGGATTCCCGGGTCCTGGTTGTCGATGATCTCGACGTCGATCGAGCGGATTCGCGGCTCGTATCTCAAGAGCGTGGCTTCCATCTGCTGCTTGAGGACGTGTGCCGATGCCGGGAGCGCCTTGTAGATGTTGGTCAGGTCGGGCAGCCCATAGTCGGGCAGATGCTTGAGCGCGCCGGCGCGCGTATTCAGGATGCGTCGCACGTTCTGCTGGACGCTCAGGCATTCGAGCGTCCTGTCGTCGTACGCGTCGATCGGCTCGCCGCCGATCTGGCCGAGCAGCACGTCGTAGAGGGACGGGCCGGCGGTCATGCGGAGTGCCGTGACGGAAGGTCGACATCGACCGGCAACGGCGCATCGACGAAATCGATCGTCATCCTGCCGTCCGTGTCCGCAGCAAGGCCGATTGCCTGCGGCGTGATGCCTGACGCCATGCGCGTCAGCAGTTCACGCGAAACGGTCGGCAGAATGCGCTGGTTGATGAACGCATCGACGTTGCGTGCGCCGGACTCGCGCGATACGCAATGCTGCGCGATCGAATCGATCAGGTCGTCCGCGCACGTCAGCGTCACGGCGTGTTGCCGATGCAGGCGTTCGGCAACCTTGGCGAGCTTGATCCGCACGATAGACGCAAGCGCCGTAGCGTCGAGCGGCCGATACACCAGCGTCTGGAAGCGTGCGAGCAGCGCGGGCTGGAAGCGTGCGAGCAATTGCGGATGAATGGCTTCGCCCAGCGCCGTTTGCGCGATTTCGGGATCGACGGCCGTCGCATCGTCGATCTGCGCACTGCCCAAGTTGGACGTCATCACGATCACGCAGTTGCGGAAATCGATTTCGCGCCCTTCGCCGTCGCGCATCATGCCGCGGTCGAACACCTGGTAGAACAGGTCGAGCACGTCGCGATGCGCTTTTTCGACCTCGTCGAGCAGGACGACGCTGTAGGGCCGCTGACGTACGGCTTCCGTCAGGATGCCGCCGCGCCCGTAGCCGACATAACCGGGCGGCGAGCCTTTCAGTTGCGATACCGTGTGCGCTTCCTGGTATTCGGACATGTTGATGGTCGTCAGCGCGGCTTCGCCGCCGAACAGCAGGTCGGCCAGCGCCAGTGCCGTCTCGGTCTTGCCGACGCCGGACGGGCCGGCGAGCAGAAACACGCCGAGCGGCGCGTGCTCGCTTTTCAGCCCGGCCTTTGCCGTGCGCAGGCTTTCCGCCAGCTCGGCGATCGCATCGTCCTGGGCGACCACGCGCGCAGCCAGCGCGGATTCGAGCGTGAGCAGGCTGCGCAGTTCGTCTTCGACCAGGTTGCCGACCGGCACGCCGGTCCATTCGGCGACGACGCGCGCGATCGCCTGTGCATCGACGTCTGGAAAGATCATCGGGGCCTTGCCTTGAACGGTCGACAGTGACTGGAGCGTTGTCGCGATCGGCCCGGGATCGGATTGCGCATTCCCGGCGCGACGGATGGCGCGCAGTGATTCGACGAGTTCTCGCTCGCACGCGTACTGGCGTTCCAGGGCGTCGGCGCTGGCGTGCATGGCATCGTGCGTTGCGTCGATCGATTCGCGTCGGGCCGTCGCGTCCGGGAGCCCTGCGCGTGTGTCGGCATCGATCGCGGCGCGCTCCAGTGCGAGCGCTGCCAGCGTTGCGCGCACATGCTGCAGCTCGGTCGGGGGCACGTCGAGACCCATGCGCACGCGTGCCGCCGCCGTGTCGATCAGGTCGACGGCTTTGTCCGGCAGTTGCCGGGCCGGGATATAGCGGCGCGACAACCTGACGGCTGCGACGATCGCCTCGTCGCGGATATGGACGTCGTGATGGCGTGCGTATCGGTCGGCAAGCCCGCGCAGCATCAGGCACGCAGTGTGGTCGTCCGGCTCGTCGACCTTGACGACCTGAAAGCGCCGTTCGAGCGCCGCATCGCGTTCGAAATATTCCTTGTATTCGGCCCACGTGGTCGCCGCGATCGTGCGAAGTTCGCCGCGCGCGAGCGCCGGCTTGAGCAGATTTGCGGCGTCGGCGCCGCCGGCCGCGTTGCCGGCGCCGATCAGCGTGTGTGCCTCGTCGATGAACAGCAGGATCGGCGTGGCGGACGCGCGCACTTCGTCGATCACGTTCTTCAGCCGTTGTTCGAATTCGCCCTTGACGCCCGCGCCCGCCTGCAACAATCCGAGGTCCAGCGTCAGGATGCGCGTGTCCCGAATCGTCTCCGGAACGCTGCCTTCGACCACCCGCAACGCAAGCCCTTCGACGAGCGCCGTCTTGCCGACGCCCGGTTCGCCGACGAGGATCGGATTGTTCTTGCGGCGGCGTGCCAGCACGTCGATCATTTGCCGGATTTCGCGGTCACGCCCGAATACGGGATCGATGTCTCCGTTCCTGGCCTTTTCCGTCAGGTCGAGCGCAAAGCGTGCGAGTGCCTCGCCGTCGATCGAACGCTGCGGAACATGCTTGACCGGTGCGTCGGCGGTTGGCGCCTGCTGGCCGGCTACCTGAGCCGCATGAGCAGCATCGCCTTGCGGTGGCGCAGTGTCTTCAGTTTCGTTCTCGCTGGACCGCCGGCCCAAACGCGGCAGCGTGCGGCGAATCTGGGCTCTGGAAAGCGACAGCAGCGGCCACGCGCGTTGCGTGCGCAGCACATGTGGCGCATCGACGACGGCTTGCAGCAGATGGCCGGAGCGGATCGTGCCGTCCGGATCGTCGGACGATGCGTGCGCCCACGCGTCCTCGACGACGGCGGCGAGCTGTCGCGACAACGCGGGCTTGCCGCGCAACGTGCGCGGCACGCGATCGATCACCTGGATCAGTGCATCCCAAACGGTGTCGATGTCGAGATCGTAGTGCCGAAGGACTGCGGGGATGTCCCCGTCGTCCGCTTCCAGCAGCTTCAGCAACCAATGCTCGACGGCGATCTCGTCCGCGAGTCGTGTCTGGCAAAGGCTCGCGGCGGCTTCAAGCGCCTGCGCGCAATGGGGATTGAGGCGGCGAAGGAGGTGAGTGGCGTCCCGGAGGGCGGGCGTTCGGTCGTCGCGCAGCGTCATGTCGAGGGCTGGAAAAGAAGAGGAAAGGGCGGGCGTTCATTGGCGCCCGCTTTCGGCGGCCGGGTCAGTGCGAATCTGCCGACCGCCCCCGGCGGAATCCGGTTGCGCCGCAGCCGGTTTCCGCCTGTCGGTCAGGACATCAGGAGCGTTCGTTCCAGGTGTCCTTGTGGATGATGTTGCCGTCCTTGTACGACCACGTGATGGTTTCGTAGCGCAGCTCGACGTCCTCGAGGTGATTGTGCTTCTCGAAGTCGGGGTTCTTGATGTCGAGCATCTTGGGCTTCACCGCGACGATCTTCACATTGTCGAGCTTCGTGTTGAAGTACTCCTTCTCCTTGCCCGCGTCGTCGATCTTGTACCACTTGATCTCGACCGACTTCAGCGTCTGGCCGCTCGTGACGGCCTTGTACAGGTACGGCGTCGACGCGTCCGTCTCCTTCGTCAGCGTGATCGGCTTGTGGACGCGCGTGCCGGTCAGCTTGCCGGTGTTGCCGTCGGTCGGGATGTGGACGCCGTGATCGAACGCGACAAGCTCCACGCTGCCCTCACGGTCCTGCACGGTCACCGAACCCTTGATGTCCGCGCCGCCGTCGTCTTTGAGCCACATGTAGGCCGGAATTGCCATTTGTTCACTCCTTGTTCGTACTACGAATCGCCGGAATCGGAGTCCGGCGCTGCCAAACCCGAGGTGCTCGCCTCGGGAACCCAACTACGCTGTTATCTCGCCGGATTTCCCGAAGGCATCTTCGCCGGAGCGTCGGGCACGAGCGTGATTTCCACGCGACGGTTTTTCGCCCGGCCTTCCGGTGTCGCGTTATCCGCGACAGGCCGGGTATCGCCGTAGCCCTGAATCGCGAACTGGGTCGGCGCAATGCCGGATGCGTCGACGAGCCAGTCCCGCACGGCGGCCGCGCGATCGATCGAGAGTTTCTGGTTGCGATCCGGCTTGCCGACATCATCGGTATGCCCGGCGACGAGAATCCGCTTGCCCGGATGAGCCTTGATCAGTTCAAGCGCACCCACCATCGCGCGTGTCGAATCGGATTTCAGTGCCGCCTTGCCGCTGTCGAACAGCGACATGCTGTCCAGCGTCACGACGGACGGTGGCGGTGGGGGCGGCTCATAGGACGCGATGGCCTCGTTGAGCGGCGCAAGCAGGTCGTGGCCGTGATACATGCCGAACGACAGCCGGAGCGGCACCCCGGTACGCGCGTAGCGATCCAGTTGATCGCGATCCGCGACCAGTGCCCGTAGCGCATCGCGTTTTGCCGCGTCGTGGGTTGCGGAAATCGCGTTGTAGCGTGCGAGGTGCTCGCCGACGCGGGCCGCCAGCGCTTCGTTGTTTTTCGCGGCTCCCCAGATGGCGACGGTGGCAGCACACGCGACGATCGCGAACGCGTGTCCGACGGCTGCGGTTCGCGGCGAACGCCACGCCCGTCGCGGCGCGGCTTCGATCAACGGCTGGGGAAGCGGCCACGGCGCCGTCGAGCCGGGAATGGCGCGCGGCACGATGGCGATGTGCGTCCGGACATCGCGCTCCCACGGCTTGCCGGGGCCGGTGGCCGGCCCGCAATCGATCCAGCCCGCGCCGAACAGGCGCCATACCGGCGCCGGCTGCCGCAAGTCGGCCAGCACATCGAACACGTTTCGCTGCGTCCAGACGACGAGGGCGGCCAGACCGGCGGCGCGCGCGGCCGTCGCACTGGTGCCGCCGGAATGGATCACCTCCGATTCGGCGGCTTCGATCGCCGTGTCGAAGCAGTGCGCGTCGACGATGGGCGACGCGGCTGACGTGCCGTACCACTGAGCCGCGGTATTGTCGGACTGCATCGGGCTCGTCGCCGGATCGTCCGTCAGCAGCTGATAGGTCGCGACGTAGCCGGGCAACGCCGTACCCAGCGCCTTCGACGCATCGGCCGCCGCCTGACGGACGACGCGCAACCTTTGTGCCAGGACATCGCTGTTCGCATGCATTGCGGGAGCGACCGACAGCACGACGCAATCGGGCGCATGTCCATCGCGCCATTGACGGATCGCGACGGCGAGCCGCGGCAGGTCCTGCGGTTGATCCACGCGCAACCAGATGGCGCCGTTGCCGACATGCACGTAGCGCGTGATGGTGTTTTCGCGATCGAAGAGCGCAGCCAGACCGTCGCCGACGACCAGCGCGACCGGCATTCTGGTTCTGAGGCTCACCGGGAGGTCAACCGTTGCGGGGCCGAGTTGGGTCAACACATGTGCGTGTTGCTCGCGCAAGCGCGCCAGCTTGCGCATGTGCAGCCAACCGACCAGAAGCGAAGCCGCGATGACGACTGTAGTCAATCCCCACGCCACGCCACGGTCGATCGGCAGGACGAGCCATATGATCGTGAGCGCCAGTACGGCGGTTAACGTGACGACGGTGCGCAGCGGATATCCGAGCCCTTTAAGCGTCGCCCCCGGGCCTGGCGTGCCGGGGCGAGCGTACGGATCGGAACTCACGGCCGTTTCGCCTGCTGAATGAGGTGCGCCAGTTGCGCATCGAGGACCTGGTGCCAGACGAGCCATGTCAGTGCGGCAGCGGCGCAGGCGATGCCCGCGATCGCCCAGGGTGAAAGCCGCTTTAGCCGGTCGATCAGCCGCGTCGTGGATCGGTCGGTCAGGAACGGCGAAGGCGCTGCCGGACGCAGCCGGTCGATCTGCTCGGCGAGCGCCGCAATCACGGCCTGACGCTTCGCTTCGCCGTCATGTGATGCCGCCGTTGCTCCAGCCGGAGACGCATAGCGGCCCCGGAATCCGACGCCAAGAATGGCGGCGTAGCATTCGAGCAATTCGACATTGGGTGCGGCCTCGCGCATCCGGTATTCGATTCGCTCGTACACGCGATCGCCTGCATCATGAATACCGTACCGTTCCACCTGCAAGGGTTTCGGTTCCCACTGCGCGCGGTCGCTGGGAGGCAGGTGCCGCAGGGCAGCCTCGTCGATCAGGCCGCATTGGGCGATTGCGGCATCGTCACGTACGTCCGGGGCGATGCCAAGTGCATCCAGCGCGGCCGAGAATTGCGCGACGAGCTGAAGGCAGCGTTGGCGCAATTCGCCGACGTCCTGGACCTGCCCTTCGTTCGACAAATGAGTTACGAGCAGGGCCGTGTCGCGCAGCAATGCGCGAATCGACGTGCCGGTTGCGTGGCCGGCGCCCGGCTCGCGCTCGAGCAGCGCTGCCTGGGCGCGCGTGGAAATGATGGTGTTCATGAGCGCAGCACCGCGTAGAGTTCGATCGATGCGTCGGGGATCGACGCGGGCAAATAGATCTGGCAGGCGCGTGCGGCGAGCATTCTCGCAAGTGCCGGCGCCGCCGGATCGAGCGCGAAATAGTGATTGTCGAGCCGAACCGGAATGGCGCCCGGGACGCGCTGGACCGCCTTGAGCGGAATGCCCGCGACGGCGGAATTGACGATGTGCTCGACGTCGTCGGGGGCGCCGACCTTGCACAGGCGCGGGAATTGTTCGACGAGTTCGAATGCGGGCAAGACGGCATTGACGGACAGATACCAATCCGCCGCGTCCTCGGCGAGGCGTTCGTCGAGAACTTGACCGAGCCACGTCGTCGGGCTCGTGTGCGTCAGGCCGATCGAGACGACACGTGATGGAATGATCGCATCGAGCAGGTCGCGGATCAGCATCTCGAGTTTCGTGAACACCTCGTCGGCCTTGGCGTGGTCATAGGCTGGAATGTCGGTGAGCTGTGTGCCCGTCGAGAACGTAATCAGCGTGCCCGCGAGCTGAGACAGAACCTGATAAAGACGGTCGGTCGGCTGGCTCGGATGCGATGCGAGAAAGCGGAGTTGCGGCCACGCGTTGTGAATGCAATGCAGGAGCCAGAAGAGCTGGACGTCCGCGACGCCGTACTCGGCCACTTGTTCGATCCGTTCGCTGCGGCGCGCGCCGAGCGCGGCGCTTTTGGCGCTCAGGATATCGGCGAGGCGTTGGATTCGTTCGACGTGAAGCGCATGTGCGGACAGCGTGAGGCAAGGCGGCACGAAGCGGCGATCGATCTGGAACTGGCCGTTCATCGTGCGTGTCAGCTGCGCAATCGCGCACACCGTATCGT is part of the Burkholderia ubonensis subsp. mesacidophila genome and harbors:
- a CDS encoding RNA-guided endonuclease InsQ/TnpB family protein — encoded protein: MILVYRYRVKSLNGLLNKQSRAVNYVWNFCNDTQKHALKWGKKWPTGFDLNVLTTGSSKALSIHSGTVNAACEQYAKSRSQHRRPYLRYRGRKSLGWVPLKGRDLKREGDAFRFAGNTFRVFNSRPLPEGKIKDGTNFAQDARGNWFLNIVVEMPEVAARPIRSGVGIDLGLKDFATLSTGEKLPNDRFGRRAADTLAKAQRARKHKRHIAKLHAKVANARADFQHKLALDLVRRFDYIAVGNVSAVKLARTRMAKSVYDAAWSSFRDKLRYKAMAHGATFEEVDESGSTQSCSSCGSKDSTTRPKGIAGLRIREWTCSGCGVVHDRDTNAALNILRCGRASPVVEIARL
- a CDS encoding NAD(P)H-dependent oxidoreductase; amino-acid sequence: MNMLIVYAHPEPRSLNGALRDFAVQRLEAAGHAVQVSDLYAMNWKATLDADDVTDRPSGARFDPSLDSKRAFAQGTQRDDIAREQAKLKWADAVILQFPMWWFSMPAILKGWVERVYAYGFAYGVGEHSDTRWGVRYGEGSLAGKRAMLVVTTGGWESHYSPRGINGPIDDVLFPIQHGILYYPGFDVLPPFLIHRSGKMDDARFAQARDALGERLDSLWATPPIPFRRQNAGDYEIPALTLKDDIAPERVGFAAHVDGAGR
- the tssE gene encoding type VI secretion system baseplate subunit TssE; amino-acid sequence: MTAGPSLYDVLLGQIGGEPIDAYDDRTLECLSVQQNVRRILNTRAGALKHLPDYGLPDLTNIYKALPASAHVLKQQMEATLLRYEPRIRSIDVEIIDNQDPGILVSFEMTCHLKNAGLVRFGTYFEPPGRLRVERRLRDRH
- the tssH gene encoding type VI secretion system ATPase TssH, with the protein product MTLRDDRTPALRDATHLLRRLNPHCAQALEAAASLCQTRLADEIAVEHWLLKLLEADDGDIPAVLRHYDLDIDTVWDALIQVIDRVPRTLRGKPALSRQLAAVVEDAWAHASSDDPDGTIRSGHLLQAVVDAPHVLRTQRAWPLLSLSRAQIRRTLPRLGRRSSENETEDTAPPQGDAAHAAQVAGQQAPTADAPVKHVPQRSIDGEALARFALDLTEKARNGDIDPVFGRDREIRQMIDVLARRRKNNPILVGEPGVGKTALVEGLALRVVEGSVPETIRDTRILTLDLGLLQAGAGVKGEFEQRLKNVIDEVRASATPILLFIDEAHTLIGAGNAAGGADAANLLKPALARGELRTIAATTWAEYKEYFERDAALERRFQVVKVDEPDDHTACLMLRGLADRYARHHDVHIRDEAIVAAVRLSRRYIPARQLPDKAVDLIDTAAARVRMGLDVPPTELQHVRATLAALALERAAIDADTRAGLPDATARRESIDATHDAMHASADALERQYACERELVESLRAIRRAGNAQSDPGPIATTLQSLSTVQGKAPMIFPDVDAQAIARVVAEWTGVPVGNLVEDELRSLLTLESALAARVVAQDDAIAELAESLRTAKAGLKSEHAPLGVFLLAGPSGVGKTETALALADLLFGGEAALTTINMSEYQEAHTVSQLKGSPPGYVGYGRGGILTEAVRQRPYSVVLLDEVEKAHRDVLDLFYQVFDRGMMRDGEGREIDFRNCVIVMTSNLGSAQIDDATAVDPEIAQTALGEAIHPQLLARFQPALLARFQTLVYRPLDATALASIVRIKLAKVAERLHRQHAVTLTCADDLIDSIAQHCVSRESGARNVDAFINQRILPTVSRELLTRMASGITPQAIGLAADTDGRMTIDFVDAPLPVDVDLPSRHSA
- a CDS encoding Hcp family type VI secretion system effector, translating into MAIPAYMWLKDDGGADIKGSVTVQDREGSVELVAFDHGVHIPTDGNTGKLTGTRVHKPITLTKETDASTPYLYKAVTSGQTLKSVEIKWYKIDDAGKEKEYFNTKLDNVKIVAVKPKMLDIKNPDFEKHNHLEDVELRYETITWSYKDGNIIHKDTWNERS
- a CDS encoding OmpA family protein; the encoded protein is MSSDPYARPGTPGPGATLKGLGYPLRTVVTLTAVLALTIIWLVLPIDRGVAWGLTTVVIAASLLVGWLHMRKLARLREQHAHVLTQLGPATVDLPVSLRTRMPVALVVGDGLAALFDRENTITRYVHVGNGAIWLRVDQPQDLPRLAVAIRQWRDGHAPDCVVLSVAPAMHANSDVLAQRLRVVRQAAADASKALGTALPGYVATYQLLTDDPATSPMQSDNTAAQWYGTSAASPIVDAHCFDTAIEAAESEVIHSGGTSATAARAAGLAALVVWTQRNVFDVLADLRQPAPVWRLFGAGWIDCGPATGPGKPWERDVRTHIAIVPRAIPGSTAPWPLPQPLIEAAPRRAWRSPRTAAVGHAFAIVACAATVAIWGAAKNNEALAARVGEHLARYNAISATHDAAKRDALRALVADRDQLDRYARTGVPLRLSFGMYHGHDLLAPLNEAIASYEPPPPPPSVVTLDSMSLFDSGKAALKSDSTRAMVGALELIKAHPGKRILVAGHTDDVGKPDRNQKLSIDRAAAVRDWLVDASGIAPTQFAIQGYGDTRPVADNATPEGRAKNRRVEITLVPDAPAKMPSGNPAR
- a CDS encoding DotU family type IV/VI secretion system protein; its protein translation is MNTIISTRAQAALLEREPGAGHATGTSIRALLRDTALLVTHLSNEGQVQDVGELRQRCLQLVAQFSAALDALGIAPDVRDDAAIAQCGLIDEAALRHLPPSDRAQWEPKPLQVERYGIHDAGDRVYERIEYRMREAAPNVELLECYAAILGVGFRGRYASPAGATAASHDGEAKRQAVIAALAEQIDRLRPAAPSPFLTDRSTTRLIDRLKRLSPWAIAGIACAAAALTWLVWHQVLDAQLAHLIQQAKRP
- the tssK gene encoding type VI secretion system baseplate subunit TssK, which translates into the protein MRIEKPLWHEGLILTQQHFQQQDRWAAFALRQLANSVVSSPWGTLGVDIDEDALSSGRLKLTRLQLRLPDGTPIDTTVADTLPPARDLTHGIPSDAQSVVVLAALALPDANGGNCRFDETTLARPKRAYREFVKVIDLNGGGESEIAAERHAVRLLFDFEPHDDDTVCAIAQLTRTMNGQFQIDRRFVPPCLTLSAHALHVERIQRLADILSAKSAALGARRSERIEQVAEYGVADVQLFWLLHCIHNAWPQLRFLASHPSQPTDRLYQVLSQLAGTLITFSTGTQLTDIPAYDHAKADEVFTKLEMLIRDLLDAIIPSRVVSIGLTHTSPTTWLGQVLDERLAEDAADWYLSVNAVLPAFELVEQFPRLCKVGAPDDVEHIVNSAVAGIPLKAVQRVPGAIPVRLDNHYFALDPAAPALARMLAARACQIYLPASIPDASIELYAVLRS